From the Lolium rigidum isolate FL_2022 chromosome 2, APGP_CSIRO_Lrig_0.1, whole genome shotgun sequence genome, one window contains:
- the LOC124691576 gene encoding putative wall-associated receptor kinase-like 16 produces the protein MARALPWQIFAATLLLVSIKSSRASRMGKPGCRETCGNLTIPYPFGIGQGCFYSQGFDVSCENNRVFMGNSSSQMEIYNISLVRGQARVSTLIASKCFYSNSNNTDGWASSGTADFFTISTKANKLTAVGCNTLAFLGGFNEHNVGAGCFSMCADKQSVDQSGHCSGMGCCQTSIAPNLSSSNITFDDRFDNSGVRGFNPCSYAFVAEQDWFRFEASYLEGSRFTEKFSDGVPTVLDWVAGHEQCDEAVKNISSYACISKNGRCVMSPNATGYLCACNDGFAGNPYLEEGCQDIDECSLPDQYPCYGTCSNTNGDYSCSCKPGTQSIDPKRETCKPIAVSERARLTKMFIGISACAMLLLICTSALLIECQKRKLKKEKETFFKQNGGLLLYEKIRSKQVDTVRIFTQEELENATNNFDSSRELGRGGHGTVYKGILKDSRVVAIKRSKVMNMVQKDEFVQEMIILSQINHRNVVKLLGCCLEVEVPMLVYECIPNGTLFELLHGKNRRLPISLDARLRIAQESAEALAYLHSSAYPPIVHGDVKSPNILLGDNYTAKVTDFGASIMLTTDEIQFMTLVQGTIGYLDPEYLQERQLTEKSDVYSFGVVLLELITMKFAVYSDSAGEKKNLASTFLLAMKQNGLQFILDNNILEFETELLQEVAQLAKRCLNMRGDERPLMTEVAEKLKSIRSTWKEQLIQNPSKETECLLENSSHYDPSSTGQHGSLMALDLESGR, from the exons ATGGCGAGAGCCTTACCATGGCAAATCTTTGCAGCTACCCTGCTGCTAGTAagcatcaagagcagcagagcgtCCAGGATGGGGAAACCTGGATGCAGAGAAACATGCGGCAACCTCACCATCCCATATCCCTTTGGCATCGGTCAAGGTTGCTTCTACAGTCAAGGGTTTGATGTTTCATGTGAGAACAATCGTGTTTTCATGGGGAATTCAAGCAGCCAAATGGAGATCTACAACATCAGCCTGGTACGAGGGCAGGCCCGAGTCAGCACCCTTATCGCCTCCAAGTGCTTCTAcagcaatagcaacaacaccgatGGATGGGCCTCATCAGGTACTGCCGATTTCTTCACCATATCCACCAAGGCAAACAAATTAACAGCAGTTGGATGCAACACCCTTGCATTTCTGGGAGGCTTTAACGAGCACAATGTCGGAGCTGGGTGTTTCTCCATGTGCGCGGACAAGCAAAGTGTGGATCAGAGTGGGCACTGCTCTGGGATGGGCTGTTGCCAGACATCCATTGCACCGAACCTCAGCTCCTCCAACATAacattcgatgataggttcgacaACTCTGGGGTGCGTGGCTTCAACCCATGCAGCTACGCCTTTGTCGCTGAGCAGGATTGGTTCAGGTTCGAGGCTTCCTATCTCGAGGGTAGCAGATTCACAGAGAAGTTCAGCGACGGGGTCCCTACTGTGCTTGACTGGGTTGCTGGACATGAACAATGCGATGAAGCAGTGAAGAACATTTCATCGTATGCCTGCATCAGCAAGAATGGCCGTTGCGTCATGTCACCAAATGCTACAGGATATCTCTGTGCCTGCAACGATGGTTTTGCAGGCAACCCATACCTGGAAGAAGGATGCCAAG ATATCGATGAGTGTAGTTTACCAGATCAGTACCCTTGCTATGGAACCTGCAGTAATACGAATGGGGACTACAGTTGTTCATGCAAACCTGGGACTCAAAGTATAGATCCAAAGAGAGAGACCTGCAAACCAATTGCAGTTTCAGAAAGAGCTAGATTAACAAAAATGTTCATAG GTATTTCAGCATGTGCTATGCTTCTCCTTATCTGCACTTCTGCACTGCTCATTGAATGTCAGAAGAGAAAGctgaaaaaagaaaaggagacaTTCTTCAAGCAAAATGGGGGTCTGCTATTATATGAGAAAATCAGGTCAAAACAAGTTGATACAGTGAGAATATTCACACAGGAAGAACTAGAGAACGCAACAAACAATTTTGACTCAAGCAGAGAACTAGGAAGAGGAGGCCATGGAACTGTTTACAAGGGAATTCTCAAAGACAGCAGAGTAGTAGCCATAAAGCGCTCAAAGGTTATGAACATGGTCCAAAAAGATGAGTTTGTGCAAGAAATGATTATACTTTCGCAGATAAACCACAGGAATGTGGTAAAGCTTCTAGGCTGTTGCTTAGAAGTGGAAGTTCCAATGTTGGTCTACGAATGCATCCCAAATGGCACCCTATTCGAGCTGCTACATGGTAAAAACAGAAGGCTGCCTATTTCACTGGACGCTCGTCTCAGGATAGCTCAGGAATCTGCAGAAGCACTAGCATATCTGCACTCATCAGCATATCCTCCCATAGTTCATGGAGATGTAAAATCTCCAAATATTCTCTTAGGCGACAACTACACGGCAAAAGTGACTGACTTCGGAGCATCGATAATGCTTACTACGGATGAAATACAGTTTATGACACTGGTACAGGGAACCATAGGTTATCTGGACCCTGAATACTTGCAAGAGCGTCAACTAACAGAGAAGAGTGATGTTTATAGTTTTGGAGTTGTGCTCCTAGAGCTAATTACGATGAAGTTTGCAGTTTATTCAGATAGTGCTGGAGAAAAGAAAAACCTCGCATCAACTTTCCTTCTGGCAATGAAACAGAACGGACTTCAGTTCATCTTGGACAATAATATACTGGAGTTTGAAACAGAGCTGCTCCAAGAAGTTGCTCAACTGGCAAAGCGTTGCTTGAATATGAGGGGGGACGAACGGCCATTAATGACAGAAGTCGCTGAGAAGTTGAAGTCAATACGAAGCACCTGGAAAGAACAATTGATTCAGAATCCTAGCAAGGAAACTGAATGTTTGCTTGAGAACTCATCACACTATGACCCTTCTAGCACTGGACAACACGGAAGTCTGATGGCACTAGATTTAGAAAGTGGTAGATGA